In Hwangdonia lutea, a single window of DNA contains:
- a CDS encoding helix-turn-helix and ligand-binding sensor domain-containing protein, with the protein MKYKSIFFLILIVLCFNASYAQYAPFFQNYTLTEFNAGNQNWDISFADNGKLYVANDKGLLEFDGLKWNFYQLPNKTIIRSVMAYNNVIYTGSYEEFGYWKKNKKGVLVYTSLSNFQEQEKSLDEEFWQILHHNGAILFRSFANLYIYKDGKISKVRPESTIISCSVVNNKVYVSTLKDGIYMLRDDVLIPFINGDALYDTKIVSISSFKNKLLITTALKGCYLYNNNTLKAWKPQINTIIKEQQLNSFLELDNGNMVFGTIKNGVYITNNLGNVLFHISKENGLLNNTVLNLGLGKNNKLWVGLDNGIALVDLNYNHVLYNDNSGELGAVYDVIKYKKVLYIASNTGLFYLEEGNDRLKFVENSQGQVWNLKEINGELFCGHNDGTFLVQDKKLKKISNATGGWVLKKVPEANNTYIQGTYAGLVRYKYENGEWQAVHLGGTTIPIKYLVFEDAFTAWAAHAYKGLYRIKFDETYDSVDVENYKNKGLWSDYNVRVYNIKNDICFKTNQGWQKYEALIDSIVPNTLLNDTFGQDTNIISEPYLDLLVTKNKTDRISFVSLENGNTNLELPNKIFKDRLVVGGESISQINDSIYALNLYDGFMLINKAENVRQATLPQEPILEHIEVDKSLFDINPADAYEFPFNQKISISVSSPNSSNHFFEYAISNSDSLNWYQMDSERLELSNLSNGDYSVHFRATNLSGDVSSVKTLKLKVLPPWYKNSLFFLFTGLLISLLAYGLHKRKINKEQNALHEKLKIEQETLLKEKAIENDKKIVQLKNESLKNEVKLKSKQLANTAMSLVKKNESLLEIKNEISKNKIGFENSLAYKRLLRKIDNSIGHKDEWQLFEYNFNQVHEEFFNELKSKYPQLTHKDLKICAYIKMNLLTKEIAPLMNVSIRGLETHRYRLKRKLNLENDKSLADYLRNFQ; encoded by the coding sequence GTGAAATATAAAAGTATATTTTTTTTAATCTTAATAGTATTATGTTTTAATGCTTCTTACGCACAATATGCGCCATTTTTTCAAAATTACACTTTAACGGAGTTTAATGCAGGAAACCAAAACTGGGATATATCATTTGCCGACAACGGTAAGTTATACGTTGCTAACGACAAAGGCTTGCTAGAGTTCGATGGTTTAAAATGGAATTTTTACCAACTTCCAAATAAAACGATTATCCGATCCGTAATGGCATACAATAATGTTATATACACCGGGTCTTACGAAGAGTTTGGGTATTGGAAAAAAAACAAAAAAGGCGTATTGGTTTATACGTCTTTAAGCAATTTTCAGGAACAGGAAAAATCTTTAGATGAAGAGTTTTGGCAAATATTACACCACAATGGCGCCATTTTGTTTAGATCATTTGCAAATCTATACATATATAAAGATGGGAAAATATCAAAAGTAAGGCCGGAGTCAACTATAATTTCATGTAGCGTTGTAAATAACAAGGTCTATGTTTCCACCTTGAAGGATGGCATATATATGTTGCGAGATGATGTTTTGATTCCGTTTATTAATGGTGATGCCTTATACGACACAAAGATTGTTTCCATTTCATCTTTTAAAAATAAATTACTTATTACTACCGCATTAAAAGGATGCTATTTGTACAATAACAACACCTTGAAGGCATGGAAACCTCAAATAAATACAATAATTAAAGAGCAACAACTCAATAGCTTTTTAGAGTTGGATAATGGCAATATGGTTTTCGGAACCATAAAAAACGGTGTTTACATAACCAATAATTTAGGCAACGTATTGTTTCATATTAGTAAAGAAAACGGGTTGTTAAACAATACGGTCTTAAATCTTGGTCTGGGAAAAAATAATAAATTATGGGTGGGCTTGGATAATGGAATTGCACTTGTAGATTTAAATTATAATCATGTATTATACAATGACAATTCTGGCGAATTGGGAGCTGTTTACGATGTAATAAAATATAAAAAGGTTCTGTATATAGCCAGTAATACAGGATTGTTTTATTTAGAAGAAGGTAATGACAGACTAAAATTTGTTGAAAACTCGCAAGGGCAAGTTTGGAATTTAAAAGAAATAAATGGCGAACTGTTTTGTGGACACAATGACGGAACTTTTCTTGTACAAGATAAAAAGCTAAAAAAAATTTCCAACGCTACGGGCGGATGGGTGCTTAAAAAAGTCCCCGAAGCCAACAATACATATATACAAGGCACTTATGCGGGTTTGGTAAGGTATAAATATGAAAATGGAGAATGGCAAGCGGTTCATTTAGGCGGAACCACCATACCCATTAAATATTTGGTTTTCGAAGATGCTTTTACGGCTTGGGCGGCTCATGCTTACAAAGGATTGTATAGAATAAAATTTGATGAAACTTATGACAGTGTAGACGTTGAAAATTATAAAAATAAAGGACTTTGGTCTGATTATAATGTACGCGTTTACAATATAAAAAACGATATATGCTTTAAAACCAATCAAGGGTGGCAAAAGTATGAAGCCTTGATAGATAGCATTGTACCCAACACTTTATTAAACGATACTTTTGGTCAAGACACAAATATTATTTCTGAGCCTTATTTAGATTTATTGGTCACAAAAAATAAAACGGACAGAATCAGTTTTGTTTCTTTGGAAAATGGCAACACTAATTTAGAGTTGCCCAATAAAATTTTTAAAGACCGATTAGTGGTAGGAGGAGAAAGCATTTCTCAAATTAACGATTCCATTTACGCATTAAATCTGTACGACGGATTTATGCTTATCAATAAAGCCGAAAATGTGCGTCAAGCCACATTGCCTCAAGAACCGATTTTGGAGCACATTGAAGTAGATAAAAGTTTATTTGATATAAATCCGGCTGATGCTTACGAATTCCCATTCAATCAAAAAATCAGTATATCTGTATCGTCGCCAAATTCAAGCAATCATTTTTTCGAATATGCCATATCCAATTCAGATTCCCTAAATTGGTATCAAATGGATAGTGAAAGGCTGGAATTGTCTAATTTGAGTAATGGCGATTATAGCGTACATTTTCGAGCCACTAACCTTTCTGGCGATGTATCTTCAGTAAAAACATTGAAATTAAAGGTCTTGCCACCGTGGTACAAAAACAGTTTGTTTTTTCTTTTTACGGGATTGTTGATTAGTCTATTGGCCTACGGACTCCATAAGCGCAAAATAAACAAAGAGCAAAATGCGCTGCATGAAAAACTAAAAATAGAACAAGAAACATTGTTAAAAGAAAAAGCTATTGAAAACGATAAGAAAATAGTTCAGTTAAAAAATGAATCCTTAAAAAACGAAGTAAAACTAAAAAGCAAGCAACTAGCCAATACAGCAATGTCCTTAGTTAAAAAGAATGAGTCTTTGCTTGAGATTAAAAATGAAATTTCTAAAAATAAAATAGGTTTTGAAAACAGTTTAGCCTACAAAAGATTATTGCGAAAAATCGATAATTCCATTGGACATAAAGATGAATGGCAATTGTTTGAATACAACTTTAATCAAGTGCATGAAGAATTTTTTAACGAATTGAAAAGTAAATATCCGCAATTAACACATAAAGATTTGAAGATATGTGCCTACATAAAAATGAATTTGTTAACTAAAGAAATTGCGCCATTAATGAATGTGTCAATAAGAGGGCTAGAAACTCATAGATATCGATTAAAACGCAAGTTAAATTTAGAAAACGACAAATCTTTAGCAGATTATTTGCGAAATTTCCAATAA